One Sphingomonas sp. LHG3406-1 genomic window carries:
- the pspC gene encoding envelope stress response membrane protein PspC, producing MSLQPAARTRFYKDKRNGKVMGVCAGIADYTGIDVTIVRILMFIALWLSGFSILPVYFVAGFIAEDRPRELSNDTPEDRRFWQQVRASPARTARDIRANLRAIDRRLVDVESYVLTSNRSLAREIEQLR from the coding sequence ATGAGCCTGCAACCCGCCGCCCGCACGCGCTTCTACAAGGACAAGCGCAACGGCAAGGTCATGGGCGTCTGCGCGGGCATCGCCGATTATACCGGGATCGACGTCACCATCGTCCGGATCCTGATGTTCATCGCCCTGTGGCTGAGCGGCTTCAGCATCCTGCCGGTGTATTTCGTGGCCGGCTTCATCGCGGAAGACCGCCCGCGCGAGCTGAGCAACGACACGCCGGAGGATCGCCGCTTCTGGCAGCAGGTGCGCGCCTCCCCTGCCCGCACGGCCCGCGACATCCGCGCCAACCTGCGCGCGATCGACCGCCGCCTGGTCGATGTCGAAAGCTATGTCCTGACCAGCAACCGAAGTCTCGCCCGCGAGATCGAGCAGCTTCGCTAG
- a CDS encoding SufE family protein, producing MTLPPLSAILDDYELLDSEERYRLLIDLGRDLEPMPAALKTEATKVRGCSASVWVYPTTLEDGRLHFLADSNAAITKGIVALVLSAVQDRSPAAIVATDIAGELAPFELSRQLSSNRTQGIPNMIALVQDTAKRLA from the coding sequence GTGACCCTTCCTCCCCTTTCCGCCATCCTTGACGATTACGAACTGCTCGACAGCGAGGAGCGCTACCGGCTGCTGATCGACCTCGGCCGCGACCTCGAGCCGATGCCGGCCGCGCTGAAGACCGAGGCGACCAAGGTGCGCGGCTGTTCGGCGAGCGTGTGGGTCTATCCGACCACGCTGGAGGACGGCCGGCTGCACTTCCTCGCCGACAGCAATGCGGCGATCACCAAGGGGATCGTGGCGCTGGTGCTGAGCGCGGTGCAGGACCGCTCGCCCGCCGCCATCGTCGCGACGGACATCGCCGGGGAGCTGGCGCCGTTCGAGCTTTCGCGGCAGTTGTCGTCCAACCGGACGCAGGGCATTCCGAACATGATCGCACTGGTGCAGGATACGGCGAAACGCCTCGCATGA
- a CDS encoding PaaI family thioesterase yields MTDFRDEFATTFDPGRFFALARQVGHGRALGLDYRGHGEDWVELALPWRPELVSMTDTGTMATGAIVSLVDTCSGTSVWTRMGGFRPIVTLDLRLDYLRPAAKGEEVIARCECYKLTRQVAFVRGVAHGGDPERPIAHSVATFMTVS; encoded by the coding sequence ATGACCGATTTTCGCGACGAGTTCGCCACCACGTTCGATCCCGGGCGCTTCTTCGCCCTCGCCCGGCAAGTGGGTCACGGGCGAGCGCTCGGCCTCGACTATCGCGGGCATGGCGAGGATTGGGTCGAGCTGGCGCTGCCGTGGCGGCCGGAGCTGGTCAGCATGACTGACACCGGCACCATGGCGACAGGCGCGATCGTCAGCCTTGTGGACACCTGCTCAGGCACGTCGGTGTGGACACGCATGGGCGGATTTCGGCCGATCGTGACGCTGGACCTGAGGCTGGACTACCTCCGTCCCGCTGCGAAGGGCGAGGAAGTGATCGCGCGCTGCGAATGCTACAAGTTGACGCGGCAGGTCGCCTTCGTGCGCGGCGTGGCGCATGGCGGCGATCCGGAGCGGCCGATCGCCCACAGTGTCGCGACCTTCATGACGGTGAGCTAG
- a CDS encoding J domain-containing protein, which yields MARFTRSNDWGFPRWRSYADKGREATRVRLCDREGCTEVGDRPAPKAPNSPERWYFCEAHAAEYNKNWDYFANLSAAEAAAREADEQRGANGFKQSAHWQWGGPGDGTRSREEMRALSLLELESDASFADVKAAHRRLAKESHPDLKPGDEEAAKKFQAVQAAYDVLRKAEERRAAP from the coding sequence ATGGCCCGCTTCACCCGTTCCAATGACTGGGGATTTCCCCGCTGGCGCTCCTATGCCGACAAGGGACGGGAAGCGACGCGGGTGCGGTTGTGCGACCGCGAAGGCTGCACGGAGGTTGGCGACCGCCCGGCGCCCAAGGCTCCAAACAGCCCGGAGCGCTGGTACTTCTGCGAAGCACACGCCGCCGAGTACAACAAGAATTGGGACTATTTCGCCAACCTCTCCGCTGCCGAGGCCGCTGCCCGCGAGGCTGATGAACAGCGCGGCGCCAACGGCTTCAAGCAGAGCGCGCACTGGCAGTGGGGCGGCCCCGGCGACGGCACCCGCAGCCGAGAGGAGATGCGGGCTCTCTCCCTGCTCGAACTGGAAAGCGATGCCAGCTTCGCCGACGTGAAAGCCGCTCACCGGCGCCTCGCCAAGGAAAGCCATCCGGACCTCAAGCCCGGCGACGAGGAAGCGGCGAAGAAATTCCAGGCGGTCCAGGCCGCTTATGACGTGCTTCGCAAGGCCGAGGAGCGGCGGGCCGCGCCCTAG